In one window of Poriferisphaera corsica DNA:
- the tcuA gene encoding FAD-dependent tricarballylate dehydrogenase TcuA, with product MIAMNHDDNGKAMQNKHKNKVIVLGTGNAALSAAMSALDHGASVTILEKAPKPEFGGNTRLTTAALRVSFTDPNQIREILDQSYTDNEWSSIEIEPYPNDKFIYEVIHKTGHGRPNPELVEWFTNQSLDIIHWLKDRGVRFELAEYLSQFDLTKQHGSQKRTYRGGVVIQAVKGGAGMVQPELAYAKSKGAEVHYEMPAEDLITNDKGHVVGVVARDQSGTLCKFHGTVVIGSGGFEASSARRSQFLGSRWCDLRQRCVKFNTGEMIFAAVNAGAAMVGHYAGAHITPIDPDSPFTGGLNTCERTNRLAFSWGITVNKQGHRFIDEGSHWNNQIYVDVGRALLDQPDQIGYQVFDARGATYREPLYAEQKQFFQGNDLKTLAEQAGIAPDAFMKTIEAFNKAAKHNTHMYDPTQLDSQSTKGLDLPKTNWALPIKEKPFSIYPVVPGVTFTFGGLASNTHCQILASNMHPIPGLFGCGEATGDYFYYAYPTGSGLIKGAVTGREAGKQAASYAKQV from the coding sequence ATGATCGCGATGAACCATGACGATAATGGCAAAGCAATGCAAAACAAGCACAAAAATAAAGTTATCGTTCTGGGGACAGGTAATGCAGCACTCTCCGCCGCGATGTCAGCACTCGACCACGGAGCGTCTGTCACGATCCTTGAAAAAGCGCCAAAACCTGAGTTCGGTGGCAACACCCGTCTCACTACCGCAGCACTCCGCGTCTCCTTCACCGACCCCAATCAAATCCGTGAGATACTCGATCAAAGCTATACGGATAATGAATGGTCAAGTATTGAGATTGAACCGTATCCCAATGATAAATTTATATACGAAGTCATCCACAAAACCGGTCATGGCCGACCTAACCCCGAGTTAGTCGAATGGTTTACCAATCAATCACTCGACATCATTCATTGGCTCAAAGACCGCGGTGTACGCTTCGAACTCGCCGAATATCTTTCGCAATTCGATCTCACAAAACAGCATGGCTCGCAAAAGCGTACCTATCGCGGCGGGGTCGTCATTCAAGCCGTCAAAGGCGGTGCCGGCATGGTTCAGCCAGAACTTGCATACGCCAAATCCAAAGGTGCCGAAGTACACTATGAGATGCCCGCTGAAGACCTCATCACCAACGACAAAGGTCACGTCGTTGGCGTCGTTGCTCGTGATCAATCCGGCACACTTTGTAAATTCCACGGCACAGTCGTCATCGGATCAGGCGGATTCGAAGCTTCCTCTGCCAGACGTTCGCAATTCCTCGGATCACGTTGGTGTGACCTCAGGCAACGATGCGTGAAATTCAACACCGGCGAAATGATCTTCGCAGCCGTCAACGCCGGAGCCGCAATGGTTGGCCACTACGCCGGCGCACACATCACACCCATCGACCCCGATTCCCCATTCACCGGCGGCCTCAACACCTGCGAACGTACCAACCGACTCGCCTTTTCATGGGGTATCACCGTTAACAAGCAGGGCCATCGTTTCATCGATGAAGGCTCGCACTGGAACAATCAAATCTATGTCGACGTCGGCCGCGCACTTCTCGATCAGCCCGATCAAATCGGCTACCAGGTTTTCGACGCCCGTGGCGCAACGTATCGCGAACCTCTCTATGCCGAACAAAAACAATTCTTTCAAGGCAACGATCTCAAAACCCTGGCCGAACAAGCAGGTATCGCACCCGATGCATTCATGAAAACCATCGAAGCATTTAATAAAGCCGCGAAACACAACACCCACATGTATGACCCGACCCAGCTCGATAGCCAGTCAACCAAGGGACTGGATCTCCCCAAAACCAACTGGGCCTTGCCTATTAAAGAAAAACCATTTTCCATCTACCCCGTCGTTCCCGGTGTCACCTTTACCTTCGGCGGGCTCGCCTCAAATACCCATTGCCAAATCCTCGCCAGCAACATGCACCCAATCCCCGGTCTCTTTGGCTGCGGTGAAGCCACCGGCGACTATTTCTACTACGCCTACCCCACCGGTTCCGGCCTCATCAAAGGTGCCGTCACCGGCCGCGAAGCCGGCAAGCAAGCCGCATCTTACGCAAAACAAGTCTAA
- a CDS encoding ABC transporter permease, whose protein sequence is MNTPAHSRDTAGSNLSTTSDELQAANQRAPKSASYIDHSDLAHSSNSRLAIMTLWKREMVTFFRAKSRLATALAFPVMLWLMLGFGLNSSFAPPASEEAAIGVAGGIGYLAYFFPGIIVMVLLFTAIFSTISVIDDRKSGFLQGVMVAPVSRTAIVLGKILGGATVAVVQAFILTALIWPFMDAPQASVWGLIPAAAAMIVVAISLTALGLAIAWPMDSTAAFHGIMNVLLMPMWFLCGALFPLAGAPIGLKILMLINPLTYGYTIVCAHLIGVESGTIPLWLAWVVTIVFTAVLIGLCAKVANKRA, encoded by the coding sequence ATGAACACGCCCGCACACTCCCGAGATACAGCAGGCTCGAATTTATCCACCACATCGGATGAGCTTCAGGCTGCTAATCAGCGCGCACCTAAGAGCGCGTCTTATATAGATCACTCTGATTTGGCTCATTCATCGAATTCCAGGTTAGCGATCATGACGCTTTGGAAGCGGGAAATGGTCACATTTTTCCGGGCGAAATCGCGGCTGGCGACGGCGCTTGCGTTCCCGGTGATGTTGTGGCTTATGCTGGGATTTGGGTTGAATAGCTCATTTGCTCCCCCGGCCTCTGAGGAAGCTGCTATAGGTGTCGCGGGAGGGATTGGGTATTTAGCCTATTTCTTCCCGGGGATCATTGTGATGGTGCTGCTGTTCACGGCGATTTTCTCAACAATCAGTGTCATTGATGATCGTAAATCTGGGTTTTTGCAGGGGGTTATGGTCGCCCCGGTTTCGAGGACGGCGATTGTGTTGGGCAAGATTCTTGGGGGCGCGACTGTAGCGGTGGTTCAAGCTTTTATCCTGACTGCATTGATCTGGCCGTTTATGGATGCGCCGCAGGCGAGTGTTTGGGGATTGATCCCAGCGGCAGCGGCGATGATCGTGGTGGCCATTTCGTTGACTGCATTAGGGCTGGCCATTGCCTGGCCTATGGATTCGACAGCTGCGTTTCATGGGATCATGAATGTGCTACTGATGCCGATGTGGTTTTTATGCGGGGCGCTCTTTCCACTGGCTGGCGCACCGATCGGATTGAAAATTTTGATGCTGATCAATCCATTAACCTACGGATACACAATCGTTTGCGCACATTTGATTGGGGTTGAATCGGGGACGATTCCGTTGTGGCTAGCCTGGGTGGTCACGATCGTGTTTACTGCGGTATTAATCGGGTTGTGTGCTAAAGTGGCGAATAAGCGGGCTTGA
- a CDS encoding SCO family protein — protein MNMQTSDNNEEIDHSRSLGRIRGLQRFTVWVVALLALAGTAVMTLSVLRDGAPGARNRISDVSPEGKVPLLLDAPNWELTDAFNQTVSQDDYRGKVVIYDFIFTECALVCPIMSMRMAEVQDTLKKAGVQDQVRFVSMSVDGKNDTPEVLNRYGYDDEVGVGADPAMWHFVTGDQQKVWEIVEKQFLLPLENQPEVTGMPIAHSAKFVLVDKQGRIYNYYDLDHSEERSALLADIERLMRE, from the coding sequence ATGAATATGCAAACATCAGACAACAATGAAGAGATTGATCACAGTCGGTCTTTGGGACGGATACGTGGGCTGCAACGTTTTACGGTTTGGGTGGTCGCGTTGCTTGCGCTTGCGGGAACGGCGGTGATGACTTTGAGTGTGCTGCGTGACGGGGCGCCGGGGGCGAGGAATCGGATTTCAGATGTGAGTCCTGAGGGGAAGGTGCCGCTGCTTTTGGACGCACCGAATTGGGAGCTCACGGATGCTTTCAATCAAACTGTAAGTCAGGATGATTACAGAGGTAAGGTGGTGATTTATGATTTTATATTTACAGAGTGCGCGTTGGTGTGCCCCATCATGTCGATGCGGATGGCGGAAGTACAAGACACGCTAAAGAAAGCGGGTGTACAGGATCAGGTGCGGTTTGTGAGTATGTCGGTGGATGGGAAGAACGATACGCCGGAGGTGCTGAACCGGTATGGGTATGATGACGAAGTGGGCGTGGGAGCGGATCCGGCAATGTGGCATTTCGTAACTGGTGACCAGCAAAAGGTTTGGGAGATCGTTGAGAAACAATTTTTGTTGCCACTTGAGAATCAGCCTGAGGTGACGGGGATGCCGATTGCACATAGTGCGAAGTTTGTGTTGGTGGATAAACAGGGGCGGATCTACAACTATTATGACCTTGATCACAGTGAGGAGCGGAGTGCGCTGCTGGCTGATATTGAGCGGTTAATGCGCGAATAG
- a CDS encoding sodium:calcium antiporter: protein MGLADVWRRVCYDLRMLFLGNLLPEVWFADTHGLLLMAIVVFAMFCVIKGADWLVEGAAGIAKRLGMPEVIIGATIVSLGTTTPEAAVSVLAAWSGDAGLALGNGVGSIIADTGLIFGVGCLMCALPADRFVLSRQGWVQFGAGLLLALLCVGAYMIMGDEAVLGRWVGVLLVGLLVGYLVISVKWSRMHPHGEPRLVSEEETVEARGYEERSKEDRGVGVLLGMGLAGLVLVIFSGDGLVQAVTVLAEKAGIPQVVIASTLVAFGTSLPELVVGVTAIRKGHAELLVGNVIGADILNVLFVIGVSAMAAPLGIVDMKANVPEIFLYMHLPVMVGMLVLMRIFIAGSVKTGAFKRWMGVPLVAGYVFFVGLQYWLSA, encoded by the coding sequence GTGGGATTGGCAGATGTGTGGCGGCGGGTGTGTTATGATTTGCGGATGCTATTTCTAGGAAATCTATTGCCTGAGGTTTGGTTTGCGGATACGCATGGTTTGCTGTTAATGGCGATCGTGGTGTTTGCGATGTTCTGCGTGATCAAAGGGGCGGATTGGCTGGTCGAAGGGGCGGCAGGGATCGCGAAGAGATTGGGGATGCCTGAAGTCATTATTGGGGCAACGATTGTAAGTTTGGGAACGACAACGCCTGAGGCTGCGGTGAGTGTATTAGCGGCTTGGTCTGGGGATGCGGGGCTGGCATTAGGGAACGGCGTTGGCTCAATCATTGCAGATACAGGGCTGATCTTCGGGGTTGGATGTTTGATGTGCGCTTTACCGGCTGATCGCTTTGTGCTCAGTAGACAAGGGTGGGTACAGTTCGGGGCCGGTTTGTTGCTAGCGTTACTATGTGTGGGGGCTTATATGATCATGGGGGATGAGGCGGTATTAGGGCGATGGGTGGGCGTATTGCTAGTCGGGCTATTGGTAGGCTATCTTGTGATTAGCGTGAAGTGGTCACGGATGCACCCGCATGGCGAACCGAGGCTTGTCTCAGAGGAAGAGACAGTTGAAGCGAGAGGATATGAAGAACGGAGCAAAGAGGATCGTGGCGTGGGGGTATTGCTGGGAATGGGTCTGGCGGGGCTGGTTTTGGTCATATTTTCAGGTGATGGCTTGGTACAAGCGGTGACAGTGCTGGCAGAGAAAGCGGGGATTCCGCAGGTGGTAATCGCGTCTACATTGGTTGCTTTTGGTACAAGCTTGCCTGAGCTTGTTGTGGGCGTAACAGCGATCCGAAAGGGGCATGCTGAACTGCTGGTGGGGAATGTGATTGGTGCAGATATTTTGAATGTACTGTTTGTGATTGGCGTAAGTGCGATGGCTGCGCCATTGGGTATTGTGGACATGAAGGCGAATGTACCAGAGATCTTCTTGTATATGCATCTGCCGGTGATGGTAGGAATGCTGGTGCTGATGCGCATATTTATAGCAGGCAGCGTAAAGACAGGCGCGTTCAAGCGTTGGATGGGTGTTCCGTTGGTGGCGGGGTATGTGTTCTTTGTTGGCCTTCAGTATTGGCTGTCTGCTTAA
- a CDS encoding aminotransferase-like domain-containing protein, which yields MSPIETLKKNSPLTRGEGGALYEQLADRIEGMIVEGVLLPGDRVPSVRKLKQQFGVSMSTVLEACRLLEDRGLVSARPQSGHYVRENVTGKKLDEPSDSRPKARAVKVDRAMSLKLKLSIEDESILHFGAAVPNTNCFPQKTMNRLIGQALREESELVHKYNTPRGVEEFRKAVCKRMMYGGISVGPEDVLVTNGTKESVYLALKAVTKPGDTVAVESPTYFDLIVTLESLHLKILPLATSPRDGVNFDSLGKALQMKQIQAVVLITNFSNPLGVCMSDSRKKALAGMLERYDVPLIEDDIYGDLCFGEERPKTVKAYDKCDHVIYCSSFSKTISPGMRVGWIVPGKYQAKVEQIKLAINQAAPTLGQIAMAKYLNGGGYERHLRKLRKVYQQQTGLMLQYLSQYFPEGTKVSQPTGGHVLWVEMPVGVDSVRLHDEAIKEGIAIAPGPIFSPREEDFLNCMRINTGLPWSERIEPAIKRLGELAVEQLWRSGVRKKAVPRKGKLSGLV from the coding sequence ATGAGCCCGATTGAAACGTTAAAGAAGAACAGCCCGTTGACGCGCGGGGAAGGCGGGGCGCTGTATGAACAATTGGCGGATCGGATTGAGGGAATGATTGTTGAGGGGGTGTTGCTGCCGGGCGATCGTGTGCCTTCAGTGAGAAAATTGAAACAGCAGTTTGGTGTAAGTATGTCGACGGTATTAGAGGCGTGCCGCTTACTGGAAGATCGGGGGCTGGTCAGTGCGCGGCCACAGAGTGGGCATTATGTCCGAGAGAATGTAACGGGAAAAAAACTGGACGAGCCAAGCGATAGTCGACCAAAGGCAAGAGCGGTGAAGGTCGACCGTGCGATGTCGTTGAAATTAAAATTATCCATTGAAGATGAATCAATACTTCATTTTGGCGCAGCAGTGCCGAACACAAATTGCTTTCCTCAAAAAACAATGAATCGATTAATTGGCCAAGCATTGCGTGAAGAAAGTGAATTAGTTCATAAGTACAACACACCGCGCGGTGTGGAAGAATTTCGCAAAGCGGTATGTAAGCGCATGATGTACGGTGGTATTTCGGTTGGGCCTGAAGATGTGTTAGTCACTAATGGCACCAAAGAAAGTGTATATTTAGCGCTTAAGGCAGTAACGAAACCTGGAGATACAGTTGCGGTAGAAAGCCCTACATACTTCGATTTGATTGTAACGTTAGAAAGTTTACACCTTAAGATTTTACCATTGGCGACAAGCCCAAGAGATGGGGTCAATTTTGATAGCTTAGGCAAAGCACTGCAAATGAAGCAGATTCAAGCAGTCGTGCTGATCACTAATTTCAGCAATCCGCTTGGCGTGTGCATGAGCGACTCAAGGAAGAAGGCGTTAGCAGGAATGCTGGAGCGATACGATGTGCCTTTAATTGAGGATGATATTTACGGTGATCTGTGTTTCGGTGAAGAACGGCCTAAGACTGTGAAGGCTTATGACAAATGCGATCATGTGATTTATTGTTCGTCGTTTAGTAAAACAATTTCCCCTGGGATGCGTGTCGGGTGGATCGTGCCGGGCAAATATCAGGCGAAGGTTGAGCAGATTAAATTAGCGATCAATCAGGCTGCTCCGACATTAGGGCAGATCGCGATGGCTAAATACTTGAATGGAGGAGGGTATGAGCGGCATCTGCGCAAATTAAGAAAAGTATATCAACAGCAAACAGGGTTAATGCTGCAATACTTATCACAATATTTCCCAGAAGGAACCAAAGTGAGTCAGCCAACGGGCGGACATGTGCTCTGGGTGGAGATGCCTGTGGGTGTGGATTCAGTACGGCTGCATGATGAGGCGATTAAAGAAGGAATTGCGATTGCACCGGGCCCGATTTTCAGCCCACGTGAAGAAGATTTTTTGAACTGCATGCGGATCAACACAGGCCTGCCATGGAGCGAACGGATTGAGCCGGCTATCAAGCGATTAGGCGAATTAGCTGTCGAACAATTGTGGCGAAGTGGCGTGAGAAAGAAAGCAGTACCACGAAAAGGGAAACTGAGCGGATTGGTGTAA